From the genome of Solea senegalensis isolate Sse05_10M linkage group LG21, IFAPA_SoseM_1, whole genome shotgun sequence:
CAAGTCTTCTCTGGTCAACGAGTCCGAGACCATCAGCAGCTCCGACTCCGAGGTGCGTTCACTGACCACTCTCTGCGCCATCGATTAAGACCGcgaataatcgattaatcctgTCGCACACAAGTTGCAAAAAATCGCGTAAATCTCACAATGAGGAGAAACAATACAAACATGGGCCTGACGGTTTAATCGTGACGCTTCAATGTAAAGGTTTTTAACGGTTAACtggattatttgtcatttgatcagtttgagtgttttttatataatgaagttgtgtttttttagattttcagcttcttaaatttgaatgttttttgggttctttactgaaacaaatatattacttaaactaaataattttggtttgtcaacaaaattaacacatttaagaacatttcCAGGCTttggaaacaaaaatcaaacaaccAATCGattaatgtataaaataatcATCAGTTTAATCGatttacaaaaacaatcacaagtTACATCATGTACGAAAGCGTGCTACTCTTACAACAAACAATGAATTAATTACTAACTTAATTCTCAACTAGTgttctttttaaaactttttaaaattacgttagtgtgatttttttgtttcagcttcttaaatgtgaatagttttcctccataaaacaaagaaatcattaaaacttaatgatttttgttttcggACAAAAACATTGAGAAGAATCGACAGGTTAGTCGATAATAAAAAGTGCGTTGACAAGTGACAGATATATAAgttataattttttatttataaagttaatTGTTTGTCAGATGGGGGTAAAAAGTTGTGTTCTACTCGCAGCTTGGTTTGTTTCCATCAGACTGTTTTTATATCCCATAAaagtttttaaacttaaaattaGGGCGGCAGCTAACTCTTGCTTTCATAGTGGATTATTTTCCTGATTGATCAATAgttgtttgttccataaaatgttgaaaaatattgatcagtgtttgtcaaactgggaaatgatgatgttttctaaatgtcttgtttttacccacaaacacaaaatgattaagtttgaatgatttctttgtttaatggagcaaataaagctaaaaaaatattcacatttaagaagctgaaaaatcgtGAAAGAAATTCACTCACATCAATCAATCACCAAAACAGTTTGCAAATTGATTGTTGCAGTTTTAACTTAAAGGGAGTTGTAAAAGTTGCTGGATTGATGAAAGGTCAATGAAAATTAATCCACATCTACactgtttgaaaacacactccattttagtttgaaaactccaGGACGGTATTTTAATCTGGACTATGGGTGGATATGATTGTTTGAGTATTTGCTGGATTATAAAAAAGCAGATCACTTACTGTGACGGTTCataattttttaaaattcaaagaaTATTTAacaggtttcttgaatgcatcttgaaacTGCTCCTCTAAACTCAACACGCCATAGAAATCCAGCAggagtgatgacatttaccagggtctttgaatgcatctcgttagctttcacacactgcagttaaGAATATTCAAATATGCGGGATTATTCTAGTATGTATCTGTCTGAATTATCTATGAATAATGCTATTGAATATTCATGTAGCATTTCTGCTAAAACAAAATCCTCGTCCTTAGTGACGGGAGGAAAATAAGAGTCCTTTCAAATTAAAGAGGCAGTTACACAAATTaactttgttacttgttacctTATTGGCCACAAATTAACTGTCAATTATGAATGAAAAACGCCTTCTTTCGCCCCCTTTTTAGATGAAAAGTAAATAATGTGGACGTAGCCATGTCTCCCCCATGTCTCCTTCATGTCTTCTCCATGTCTCCTCCATATCTCCTTGATGTCTTCTCCATGTCTTCTCCATGTCTCCATGTTTCCCCATGTTCCAGGTCTCCTCCATATGTTCCCCATGTTTCCTCAATGTCTCCTTCATGTCTCCTCCATGTCTCCTCTATGTCTTCTCCATGTCTCCTCCATGTTTCCTCCATGTCTTCTCCATGTTTCTTCAGGTCTCCTCCATGTCTCCCCCATGTTTCCTCCATGTCTTCTCCATATGTTCTCCATGTTTCCTCTATGCActcgtcttgtttttcttttccagtcaGTGCACACTGACtggccttgtcctcctcctcacatcagggtcagaggtcactgtgaggACAAGATAAACATAACAGTGAGCTGTTTAACAGCCGATGCAATAGATTTTAACAGGTTAAGTTTTATTAGTTACTGTCTATATTCTGTTagcttttcatttagtttagttttagttatatagccataacataaaaaaatacacactaaTATCTTACTCCATGTTTCTTCCATGCTTCCTCCATATGCCCCCCATGTTTCCTCCATGTCTCCATTTTTCCCCCATGTCTCCATGTTTCCCCCATGTCTCCTCCATGTCTCCTCCATGTTTCCCCATGTTTCCCCCATGTTCCTCCATGTCTCCTCCATGTTTCCATGTCTCCTCCATGTTTCCCCATGTCTCCATGTTTCCCATGTCTCCCTCCATGTCTCctccatgtttccatgtttccatGTCTCTCCATGTCTCCTCCATGTTTCCATGTCTTCCATGTTTCCCTGTCTCTCCATGTTTCCCCATGTCTCCTCCATGTTTCCATGTCTCCTCCATGTTTCCCCATGTTTCCCTCATGTCTCCCCCATGTCTCCCCATGTTTCCCCCATGTTTCCTCCATGTTCTTGTTGTcactcagtgtttcctcagacAACAGTAgctagtttgtttgtgtgtgtttcttctggCTCTGTTGAcgtttgtgttttgtggtttttcttccacacacagacacacatacacacacacacacacacacacacacacagggtctgACTCTGTTGAcgtttgtgttttgtggttttgcgtccacacagacagacagacgtcccAAACCCCGCCCAGACCTGGAGAACAGGGCCAGACACAGTCAGCTGTTTGAAGAAGGTATgatgaactctctctctcacacagtaACGTGATTTCTTTGACCTCAGCGTCTGTCGTCACCTCCTTCATTAACATGTAGTCACTCTGTTTGTGGTTTGAAATCTGTCAAAGCTGAGGctcaaaaacacttttcatcCTCGAGACATAATTGCACTCAATATGAACCTGAAAGCTGTCGTCTGTGACCGCAATAATGTGTTTGTCTCATACCATAAATATGTAAACGTGAGTGTTTTttctgtattcattcattctattcattcattcttgttCTTTCGTGTTGGACTTAAATCATATCCAGCTTCACATGTTAATCTTTCTCTATATTGATTTAGAAGtagaaaaacaatcatttctttatcattttggttttgatCACATCTTATCGATTCATTTTTTATGGAAATATTCGTTAGTTTCAGCACAGAAAATAATTATGTTGacgtaaaagtagaaaacaacaataaaccgATGATATGATGATTCATTGGATatgtaaagaataaaatatgttcttgtatgtttttataGAAAAGGGTGAAAAATTGGCCAAGATACAGCCCTTTGAATTTGTTCAAAGAAGTTGTTAAATTTTCTAGTTGCTTCAAACTAGAggtgaaacaattaatcaattattaatcgattactaaattaatcaacaacaacGGGTGATGTCCGAATGTCATCATAAtctaccaaccaagctggcagaccctgAACTGTAGCAAGGAGACCTCCGAAGACcactagctcctttagctcggctTAGCTCgttaaacacattaaacacgGCACTttactcacacactgcaggtgatacacagcctctcttattattgtgcagCTCTCACAAAGTGGAGTAACTCAAAGTTTGCCCTAACCCGGTGTTTTTGGATCCAGTAAAACAAGTTTCAAAGCGACAAATTCTCTAAATGCCAcgcttgtgtttttatgtttgtgattAATACACAACTTAGGCGTCAAAGATGTCTTCttcgttttcttcttcttgtgtttgggtTTTGTACAGAAATTTTTCAAGtattttggtgtcattttggaggAGGTTACATCAGGTGTATGAGGACTTAAAACACTGCCGTGTGTATGTGgaaaactgtaaaagaaaaggGTTGTTGTCTTCATGGAAAAGCTCTGAATTTTCTGCCTCTTTGTGGTATAGCGTTGAATGTTTTTCAGCCTTGAATCTTTAACCCTGTCATGACCATCGTgaggatttatttagattttatggctggaGAGTGAGTTCTTCTACTCCTTCTTCACTTTCCATATGTGACAGTTATTCAAGCGTTTAGGAATCACAGttctgagaagctgacgtcacaaacatgtgacacgCCGCTGAAGTCCTGAGATtctactgtaatgacaagtatatgagtgcaaagctctgtttctctgctttccgtatccatccatcttccactgtatcctccacacCCTGAACACATCGCCactccatagtttttgaattttccgTCTATAGGAGTTACAGTACTGTTAAAATCAGTTGACCTgaccctctgttgttgttgttgttgttgttgttgttgtgtttgtgcgtcaGCTCTGAGGAGGCAGCAGGACGCCGGTCTCTTCCAGCCCTCGCCGTACATGGGTTATCCTTTCTTCATGATCCCAGACCTCGGGAACCTCTGTAATCCCTACCTCACCAATGGAGCCCTCGCATCAAGTGCCCAGATGGTAAGAAgaggcacaaacatttaaactcCAGTGATGATCTTTGAGCGTTGAATAAtactcaccttctaaatgtcacgttctttaattttaaagatattttcatgcttccttttttttaaaataacacagaaACCCTATTTGCTGCTGCAGCCGTCAAGTCTTTTATTGTAATGTCATCAGGATTAAAACCATCacactgacacgcacacacacacaggcacacacacacacacacagaagacagcCTGCGgctcttcaacacacacacacacacacacacactcagtcagtGTCCGCCCCCTTGTTCACAGCTCATTGTTGTCATTAGCAGGTTTGAATGGAGCTAATGTGTGGATCCACAGGGGGCGTCGTTATATCTCATTATACTGAACGcacacgcacgtgcacacacacacacacacacacacactcactcacttgctgtagacatgaaaacatgaagtttgaaaatgatttactctgcaaataaatcacatgtttATCTCAGGGCGGTCACTTTTGATGCTTTTCCACGCCATGGTCCCGACACGCCTCggtttgttttccatgacttcatagtacctcctcataGTGGGCGGAGTCATAGCACGGCTGAATGAAATCGGACGAGGTTCAGCTgatgtgacgtcgtcagactggcgacctctgattggtcagagagtcgtcactgaagagtcatgagcgcgagaATCAAAGCAACAAATGTAGATCAAAGTGACTAAGACTTAAAAATACTACTTCCTGTTCCAGAATCTACTTCTACagttgtgcttgtgtgtgtgttacacactGATTTGCGCTGGTATGTCCAGCAGCTGGTTCCAGTTACAGCtctgatcgtgtgtgtgtgtgtgtgtgtaactttatttattgaaactCCATAACTAACCACTCAGGGCCGcaccaagcctttatggggcccggaggtgaattttttttttgtttgtttaaaaactcTAAAGTGATTTGACGGCTTTTAACAGTTTacgtttcatttttatttattttgggtgATTTGTTCTCATTTAATCCGTTCATCAtctgctgcttcatcctccaccggagggtcacgggggtcactgtgcctcagctgacatagggtgacaGGTGGAGTCTCACCCTGATAAGTGAAGATCTAtcacaggtacacacacctTCAGtctcacataataataataatatgaatgtgtgtgtccacagtaTCTGCCGTTTCAGTGGCCTGTCCTGGACGTCCCGGGACGATCGGCAGCCGTCAGAGACGCTGTGTCTCCTGCACAGCTGGTCAGAACacagtatattataaataatgtgGACGATGAGGATGAATCCTGACACCTGGTGGACAGGTGGCAGTGCTGCAGCTGTAGTaacctcctctgtcctctctgtagTCTAACAGCGTCCCAGTGGTGCAGCGTCCTCCTCACATGTCTCACCTGCACCCTCTGCTGTCCTACAGCCCAGAGGCCTTCTCTCCTCAGAGAGCCTCACCTGGATTCTCTCCTGACgcaggtgggtgtgtgtgcgtgtgcgtgcgtgtgtgtgtgtctgtctttctgtctgtggcTTTAAGAACATTAAGAATGGTGGTGTCTCACCTGTGTAACAGGTGTGTCAAGGACTCTTCCCACTCCCTGCTACCCCATGTCTCCTGGAGGCATGACTCAGATTCCACACCCACTCGGATGGCTgtgagttacacacacacacacacacacacacacacacacatacatacacacagaggtCATGACCCATGTTTGTGATTGTGTCCTCAGGCAGGGACAGTCCATGTATCCCATTGCAGGGGGGTTTTCACCTGTTGCTCTGTCGAGGTAAGCGTGTTTGTGTCACTCGTGTCCTTGTCTCTGACGAGGAAGCCTGTTCACCtccgctacactaggtggcagtattttcaaatcacaggaggCGTAGTATTTGTTAAAAGcccaaaaatgtgtgttaaaatgtaattttgctgAATTATTGTGGTGATCTTTGCACACGTCTTGTTCTGCAGACTAAAGAAAACTTGGTTTggcacaaaaatcacacagttaatcattttaaatgaaaatgagaataatgacgtAAAAACTGAGCGTGCTCTCTGATATCGCAATTCCTGACAAGAAGAATCGCTATTAGATATTTAAAATTGTCTTCTTATTTTACTGAAGTGACTATTGATTACTTTGGGAAGTAACGGTTCATTCTGATTGTCAGAATGATTGTCAGAATGAACCGCATGCTCCCTCAACTGCAAAGTCAGAACAACCTCACAAACCGTGGCCACACCCCTTTACTTCgtaacttttcatctttgatgtatTTAGTACAAATTTTCGAGGGGTTTTTTGGTATGTGAGATTGCACGATGAATGCGCTCGGACGAGTTTGTACCTTATACAAAATGCGCAAATTGTGaaaatggacgccaaatccaaaatggacgacttcctgttgagttgaggttgTGTTCCTGATGGACTCTTTTGTTCGTGTTGGGCTGCGACATGTTCCCACTAAGTTTCTGCAAATTTGGTGAATCTGTTTCACCATGTGGGGGCGccactgagccattttgcagcacttttacacacataaaatgaatcacacttattttataaaataaaataaaatcacacttattttataaaataaaaaattgcacCAGTTGTGATTTGGGAGCCAATTTTCGTCAATGTTTAGTTtatgttaaaaatgaataaaaagagtAATTCCACTGTGTCTGGAGCTCTGATGTTtaactgcttttctttgtttcctcgTCCACAGTCTGATGTCAGGTGGTTTCTCTCCACGCTTGGTTCCCACGCCTCAGTCGTCCATTCCTCACCCGGCCATCGTCTCCACTGTGGTGAAGCAGGAGCCGGGCggcggctgcagcagcagtcagcACGAGTACGGACACAGACACGTTTATCTTTGATTTACTCATGATAAtagtcacaataataataataataatgatcataataatcaataaaactgtgtgtttgtgtaggaaCGTAAAGTGTGACGCTGCTCAGGAGAAAGAAGACGATAAGAGAAACTACGTGAAGAAACCGCTCAACGCCTTCATGTTGTACATGAGGGAGGAGCGGCCTAAGGTGGTCGCTCAGTGCAAAGTGAAGGAGAGCGCCACCATCAACCAGATACTGGGACAGCGGGTGAGtgtcacgcacacgcacacacacacacacacacacacacacgacactcAGTAAAGAttgtaataaaaaacatattgtcAAACTCATATATAACTGCTTTATATTGTgttgccacaagggggagctgttTCTCTCCAGTCATTCTTGAACCTCACCATTTAAATGATTCTTATGAAACATTTAATCATTACTTTGACACCGTTTCAGAAGTATTTACCGTACATGTCAGTTACACCAGTTTGTAAAATTATGTTCAAAAAGGTTTCATTTCCAACATTgttacagttattatttttattataagaTTTTTGACACCTTTCgttaaagtataaaaaaacgtttttaaaacattattgtgACGTTCCAACattaaataataagaaaaaacatttggataACATCTTTTGTTACAACTTGCAACATTATTATCAATTATCAGTTTTTAATGACCATCAGCGACGCAAACATTCCAACATtttgaaactgttttttatgtctttctttgttttacaaatTGTTTTCTGATgatcacaaaatgtttttagaATGTTGCAAAAttttgtgaaaaaagaaaattggcccctgattaaaatgttattgcGACGTTCCaacattaaacatattttatttgataacaggtttttttaaagggtattgtgtgtgtctgtgtgtctcatgtgtcccTGGTCTCCACAGTGGCACTCTCTGTCCAAGGACGATCAGTCCAAATATTACGACCTGGCTCGTAAAGAAAGACTCCTGCACTCTAAGCTGTACCCGGGCTGGTCTGCCAGAGAAAACTACGTACGTTTTATAATACGTTAAATATCATACGTTACATTTATAATAAAGCCGTGTTTCTCATCAGCTGATTCAGACGTTAACTTAACATTTTTCAgggtaaaaagaagaagaggaagaggacgaaGAGTGAGACGGAGCAGATGGGTAAGAAAAGTGTCtcctcttcacttcctgttgcctctgaacattattatcattcttTTGATCAATAACTGATGATATTGATTCTCAATAATTCTCTTTGATTTGGTGCCTTTAGCTGTGATGAAGAGTGTAGTTTTTAcctcaccaccagagggcagacTCTGCTGTGGCTGTAAATCTTTGTCAAATTACTATGACAtcattattgtattgttttgtcttttctgtggctaatgttagcatcTCTGCGTTTATCTAGCAAAACCAAAgtgatgctaacattagccacACAGGTCATTCTGCTGCTAACAGTAAACACTAGCTACACATTTGACCATATTAGTGTTAGCCTCTTTAAACTGTTGCTAACAGTAGCTACaaattttaatcataaaaagtGTTAGCTCCTTCAGAATGATTCTAACTGCTGACTGAGGCggggcggtaacgtattgtgtcacttcctgttcttaCATTAGCTACACAATTGACTTTAATAAATGCTGGCTTCTTTAAAGTGATGCTAACAGTACCCACACATTTAATCCTAAAGAGTGTTAGCCGCATTTAACTAGCAGCAGCAACGTTAGCCACTTTCAGCATTTTTTCATTGTTACAGTTTGCTGCGTATTCGCTAAATTTAGCTAAATGAACCCACATTTTCAAGCACtatagtaattattattattggatgtTTGTGAATCAGAAAATGCTAACTGTGCTAACATGTTTTGGTTCCCAGAAAGTTTCTAAAGCCAAGTTTGaattaacataacataaacattGACACGTTGTTTCTGACCCTGGTGAAGTCTACTTTGCCCCTAGTGGTGAATATTTGCCAGCACATGTTCACTCatcagtgatttgtttttttttttgttttcagcagcagacgATTTGTCCCCACAGCTGAAGAGACCGTGTGTCTCCACCGCGGCCGACGAGACACCGCACACGCACCCCCACACGCCGCTCGCACACCCTCCCCCACAGACTGCACACGCCCACAGCCGCCCTCACACCGTCTcccacctgacacacacacacctgtcccagGCGAGCCCCGCCTCCTCGCTGGACTCCCCGGCCACGCCCACCACATCCCTGGCCTCGCCCGGCGCTCCAGCACCGACGCACACCGACCACGCGCACTCGTCCTTCAGCCACAGCGGACACATGTCGCCGT
Proteins encoded in this window:
- the LOC122758446 gene encoding transcription factor 7-like 1-B isoform X2, encoding MPQLSGDDLGANDELIPFKDEGELEEKRSVSAHRDLDDVKSSLVNESETISSSDSETDRRPKPRPDLENRARHSQLFEEALRRQQDAGLFQPSPYMGYPFFMIPDLGNLCNPYLTNGALASSAQMYLPFQWPVLDVPGRSAAVRDAVSPAQLSNSVPVVQRPPHMSHLHPLLSYSPEAFSPQRASPGFSPDAGVSRTLPTPCYPMSPGGMTQIPHPLGWLQGQSMYPIAGGFSPVALSSLMSGGFSPRLVPTPQSSIPHPAIVSTVVKQEPGGGCSSSQHENVKCDAAQEKEDDKRNYVKKPLNAFMLYMREERPKVVAQCKVKESATINQILGQRWHSLSKDDQSKYYDLARKERLLHSKLYPGWSARENYGKKKKRKRTKSETEQMADDLSPQLKRPCVSTAADETPHTHPHTPLAHPPPQTAHAHSRPHTVSHLTHTHLSQASPASSLDSPATPTTSLASPGAPAPTHTDHAHSSFSHSGHMSPYGEQLQPLPLTTKPHRPAHLLIHRAATVTPGPSTPSSSSSDTPALSPLTAACRSPLPPPLLSQPFLAPPPTSTHQSAASSHGALAQLLRRAHQP
- the LOC122758446 gene encoding transcription factor 7-like 1-B isoform X1, giving the protein MPQLSGDDLGANDELIPFKDEGELEEKRSVSAHRDLDDVKSSLVNESETISSSDSETDRRPKPRPDLENRARHSQLFEEALRRQQDAGLFQPSPYMGYPFFMIPDLGNLCNPYLTNGALASSAQMYLPFQWPVLDVPGRSAAVRDAVSPAQLSNSVPVVQRPPHMSHLHPLLSYSPEAFSPQRASPGFSPDAGVSRTLPTPCYPMSPGGMTQIPHPLGWLQGQSMYPIAGGFSPVALSSLMSGGFSPRLVPTPQSSIPHPAIVSTVVKQEPGGGCSSSQHENVKCDAAQEKEDDKRNYVKKPLNAFMLYMREERPKVVAQCKVKESATINQILGQRWHSLSKDDQSKYYDLARKERLLHSKLYPGWSARENYGKKKKRKRTKSETEQMAADDLSPQLKRPCVSTAADETPHTHPHTPLAHPPPQTAHAHSRPHTVSHLTHTHLSQASPASSLDSPATPTTSLASPGAPAPTHTDHAHSSFSHSGHMSPYGEQLQPLPLTTKPHRPAHLLIHRAATVTPGPSTPSSSSSDTPALSPLTAACRSPLPPPLLSQPFLAPPPTSTHQSAASSHGALAQLLRRAHQP